The Pelodiscus sinensis isolate JC-2024 chromosome 30, ASM4963464v1, whole genome shotgun sequence genome has a window encoding:
- the LOC112544273 gene encoding olfactory receptor 5V1-like, which yields MENQTTLTEFVLLGLSSDPLVQIFLFLVFFVIYLFTLLANGFIVLTIRADFHLHTPMYFFLLQLSLVDTCYSSVTVPTLLLNLLSEHKTISVCGCIAQMFCIHLSAGAEVFTLSAMAYDRYAAICDPLRYAETMKKGICVLLGAGAWSMGFFNGLINTVFALQLHFCGNNQIHHFTCEFPPLLQLSCTSPLRKQLVLLIPALAFGLSSFLLILISYVHIISTILQMRSVEGRRKAFSTCSSHLTVVGLFYVTGFIQYTKPSSVSSVVLEEMVSIHYSILTPLLNPVIYSLQNKEIKTALRKILGKLRFRSGV from the coding sequence ATGGAAAACCAAACCACACTGACCGAATTTGTTCTCCTGGGACTGTCCAGTGACCCGCTGGTGCAGATTTTCCTCTTCCTGGTGTTTTTCGTGATTTACCTTTTCACCCTGCTTGCAAACGGCTTCATCGTGCTGACGATCCGAGCTGATTTTCACCTCCAtacccccatgtatttcttcctcctccagctgTCCTTGGTGGATACCTGTTATTCCTCAGTCACGGTGCCCACACTGTTGTTAAACCTCCTGTCGGAGCACAAAACCATTTCTGTCTGCGGCTGCATTGCTCAGATGTTCTGTATCCACCTCTCGGCCGGTGCAGAAGTGTTCACTCTCTCGGCCATGGCGTACGACCGTTACGCGGCCATCTGTGACCCGTTGCGTTACGCGGAGACCATGAAGAAAGGCATCTGTGTTCTGCTGGGGGCTGGTGCTTGGTCCATGGGCTTCTTCAATGGCCTGATCAACACCGTTTTTGCCCTCCAGTTGCATTTCTGTGGCAACAATCAAATCCACCATTTCACTTGCGAGTTCCCTCCACTGTTACAACTGTCCTGCACCTCGCCCCTCAGGAAGCAGCTGGTGCTTCTCATTCCTGCGCTTGCGTTCGGACTCAGCTCCTTCCTCCTCATCCTCATCTCCTACGTGCatatcatctccaccatcctgcaGATGCGCTCTGTGGAGGGCCGGCGgaaggccttctccacctgcagctcccacctgacTGTGGTTGGCTTGTTCTACGTGACTGGTTTTATCCAATACACCAAACCCAGCTCCGTGTCCTCTGTGGTTCTGGAGGAAATGGTCTCCATCCACTACAGCATCCTGACCCCCCTGTTAAACCCTGTCATCTACAGCCTGCAAAACAAGGAGATAAAAACAGCTCTGAGAAAAATATTGGGGAAACTTAGGTTCAGGTCTGGTGTTTAG